A single genomic interval of Hippoglossus stenolepis isolate QCI-W04-F060 chromosome 24, HSTE1.2, whole genome shotgun sequence harbors:
- the LOC118103697 gene encoding E3 ubiquitin-protein ligase RBBP6-like — protein MLYVHYKFTSQLRYKTVTFDELHITIKELKRTIMGWERLRSTKGDLQITNEQTGEEYTDDEAHIRKHCSVIVHRIPPGGVKPADRMFIVYTTFFRSCGWTV, from the exons ATGTTGTATGTACACTACAAGTTTACTTCCCAACTGCGCTACAAGACAGTCACTTTCGATGAGCTGCATATCACCATCAAGGAGCTAAAAAGGACGATTATGGGCTGGGAGCGCCTCAGGTCCACAAAAGGTGACCTGCAGATCACCAATGAGCAGACTGGTGAAG AATATACCGATGATGAAGCCCACATCCGGAAACACTGCTCCGTGATAGTCCACCGCATTCCCCCTGGTGGAGTAAAGCCCGCTGACAGGATGTTCATTGTGTAT acaACATTTTTCCGCAGCTGTGGCTGGACCGTCTAG